The nucleotide window ATGGGCCAGATGATTATAACCCTTGGAGCAGTGTAGATTGGCAGCTTGGTCAATCTTATCATTATTATATTCATAACCCGAATCTATTTGGACTTTTAGCTGGTCCTGAAATATTTGGTATTCAACAAGCTAGAGAAATGAATGAAAGATATATTTCAAATCTAAACAACTTGTTTAGAATGGCAGAGGGAATGGACCTATTTGGCATGCATACATTAAATAAACAACAATACTCGAAAAATTATAAAGATAAATGTATGTCACTTCTTGAAAAAGGTAAAGGTTATGATGCACCACAAAATACAGACACGCTTATAAAGTTAATGAATGAATTTGTGGCAGATAATAAAGGTGTGAAGATTAGTTTCGATAATATTGGAAATTTTGGTTCAATGGATGTATTTACCGGTAACGTTACAATTGGCCCAGCAGCATGGCGGTCTAAAGGTTTTCTAATGTCAACGATTGGACACGAAGTCGTTATCCATTTTATGGATCAATATACACGCAATAATATTTGTTCAAAATTCGATGCTCAATGTGGTTATATGACAGAATATCATGCATATTTGTATGAACTTAATAATATAGGTACCATTTTTAATTTATCCCCTGATGAGGTGAAATTTGTAGAATGCAGATGTGAATATTTTTACTATAGTTTAGATGCAGAGCATAGAGCACTTGTAGATGATGGCATATATTTCCCACCTAAAAAATAAAGGAGATAACATGAAAATGATAAAACTTATTTTTCTATTAATTATGCTTTTTACAAATTGTTCTTTAGCGATAGAACCATTAAAAATGGAATTTATTAATAATGACAACAACTTGATATTAACATTAAAAAATGTTTCATCAGGTATATTATTAGTAAATAAATATTTTTATTTCGCATCAGAACATGCTTTTGGCCCGCCGACAGTCGAGTTTGAAATATTAGATAAAGAGGGCAATAAAATGGATATTACTATTGAGGTCTTTGAAAAGGGTGTTTCAGAAGAAGATATAGTAACATTATATCCTCAAGAGTTTATCGGAAAAGTGTTTGAAACACAAAATCTAATTAAATCATATTTTTTTTTGGAACCAGGGGTATATAAAATAAGAGCTACGTATAAAAATAAAAGTGAATATTGGGCAGATAAAGGTGTTTATAATGGAAGTTTAACATCAGAATACGTCACCTTTGAAATAACAGAAAAAGCAATGGAAGATGCAAGAGGGAAAGATTGGCGTAAGAGGAAAAAGGAGGCGCTAGAACGAAGAAAAAAAGTCGAAGAGCGATGGAAATAAAGTTGAAGCGGCAGAGCGGGACAACGTCCACAAGAAACGAAAAAAACTGAATTATTGAACTAACATAACAGTTTAGCATTAATTTTCTAATATAAAATCATGATGATCATCGTCAATAAGAGAGGGAACAGATTATGACTGCAGCCAGTAAAGAAAAGATGATAGGGGTGATTGTTTGTGTTTTATTATTCTGCTTTGTAAGCATTGCAAATGCACAGGAAAAGATAACTGATAAAACATTGATGAGCCTTGATTCAGAAGTAAAGGGATATCTTGATAAAGGGGACATTAATAACGCAGGGACTAAAATACTTGATGCCTATGAAAAGGCAGCAAAGGATAAAGGCAGCTTAAGCCCTGCTGCAACAAAAAATTTATCAGACACCCTTTTAAAGATGGGTGAAGCTGTGCATAAAAGAGATGGGGCTGATAAAGCAAAAGCATGGCTTGAGAAAGCTATCGAGATGGATAATAAAAATGATGAAGCCCATATGCTTCTGGGCTGGACATACTTTGAGAAAAAGGATTTTGATAAATCATTGAGTTTTTTTAA belongs to Desulfatiglans sp. and includes:
- a CDS encoding RHS repeat-associated core domain-containing protein, whose product is SEGIGRRNITYNHTNMPVQISYKGGTPTYLTYDGEGNRIKKVQGSSTTIYVGDIFEKRGTLEVSHIYAHGKRIISRTSDGKEYYTHTDHLGSTNLVTDETGQVLEENGYLPFGGALFRNEYNGGTFKSAYRYTGQELDSEYELYNYNARLYDPVMSRFISPDTIIPDQYNPQALNRYSYCLNNPLKYTDPTGHYAGVYGPDDYNPWSSVDWQLGQSYHYYIHNPNLFGLLAGPEIFGIQQAREMNERYISNLNNLFRMAEGMDLFGMHTLNKQQYSKNYKDKCMSLLEKGKGYDAPQNTDTLIKLMNEFVADNKGVKISFDNIGNFGSMDVFTGNVTIGPAAWRSKGFLMSTIGHEVVIHFMDQYTRNNICSKFDAQCGYMTEYHAYLYELNNIGTIFNLSPDEVKFVECRCEYFYYSLDAEHRALVDDGIYFPPKK
- a CDS encoding tetratricopeptide repeat protein — translated: MTAASKEKMIGVIVCVLLFCFVSIANAQEKITDKTLMSLDSEVKGYLDKGDINNAGTKILDAYEKAAKDKGSLSPAATKNLSDTLLKMGEAVHKRDGADKAKAWLEKAIEMDNKNDEAHMLLGWTYFEKKDFDKSLSFFKAANAVNPSAKSYQLMAVTYFQSKAYQKALEACDAGIKRHPTAEVASAMLNIRAMSNLMLGNQDKAKNDYLTAINKDPDN